From the Cydia splendana chromosome 6, ilCydSple1.2, whole genome shotgun sequence genome, the window atttattaaatgaaaatttgtttatgttgatgtttgatgatgtttgatgtttagacacaattaagcaaatgcggaatttgtggatagactaagagttagtaagaatacggaaatagatcaataaagtccaagttagagaggtcatagattgacgttatctcagatacagaggtaaggtgtattcgggtattaccgaatgtcggataattccgaaattcagatgaaaatcacccttaattccatcataataaaagtctctttcggaattatccgacagttttcgacattcggaattacccgagtaaaccttaattcgtaaaaaattctaaaaaaacaatgaggaaaatgtaatcttataaatatagtctcggtaaaagaggtaaaatacactctctgtctcaattatagaggtaaatatgactataaaattacaacaactaatcccagttatagaggttcgttttatctcactaacagaggtaattcagtgctaaagtgttgggaccgcaccatgagtcccagctatagaggtttctcacttatccaggtcccacttaaccaggtttcactgtacataTAATGATAACGGCATCGCTACAGAAACGGGAAAATTCTGACTCACTACAATACTAGCTCGTCGCAGATGATATGCAGTGGATCCTTAAAGTCAATCAAACTTGAATCTTAATCAATTGCTATAAATTTGTGTttccaattatcaaaaatgaCATTCTGAGAGGTTAGCTAAAGAAGAATTGTAGGAAATATCTTGGCCAATCTAGTTCAAGGGAATCAACatcctcaaaaatattttttaaaggtATTTTGTACCTGGCACCATGGACACAGTTAACTGACTTTCTTTGTAAACCTTACTGTCATAAGATAAAgggtttttcatatttttaagtaTCATTCTGTCTTATCACCTCTTCCAATAGCCGGCACAATCTTCCCAATATTGCTTTGCACCAGCTGCCTGCAGCCAAGATTGGGTCTCGTCACGTCAGGGTAGTGTGGCGGCACGTCCTTGAGAAAATCCGTTCTTTTCTTGAGGTCCTCTTCATTTTCCTCCATATACTGAAGGCCAATATCCGTCCAGAGTTTTGCGGCTATTTCTCTGATGTTTTCTATTACATCACTCATGCTGAAAACGATTTACAAAGTTCATACAATTTTAATTGGGACTTGTAATAAGTGAGAGGGTGCAATTTGCTTACATATTTCTAAAATAACTTTGCatttgtctgagtacccacaacacaagctttcttaagcttactgtggggcttagtcaatttgtgtaagaatgtccaataattatgtatttatttattaactaaaaCTTATtctcaattaaaataaaactacataaCGAGCCATCTTTGTCTGTGAAGACTTGCATATCCTGAAGTTTTTTTATATGTTCCACCAATGGAATAGATAGCAATATATTAATCCTTTATCTGGTAAAAATTTTACTTAATGTTAATCAAAAAGAAAATGAAATAGATAAGTATTCCCATTTTTTTAACGTTGTACCTTAATTACAATGTAAACTTGCCTGGTCAACAGCAGAGGAATCATGCGATGCCAGAATGAGTACCGGTCTCTGTAATTCAGCATCCAGTTGCCGACCTCCTCCGTAACCGCCAGCCGGACTGGGCTGTTCTCGTCAAACAGCTTCTCGGCCATTGGAGTGATGGACAGTTCAAAGCACTTGGCGTTTCCAGCTATTACTATTGCTCCTAGAATAAAAATTGGATTGGTGTGGCCGAAATCAAACAAGAGTAGTATACCAATTCCACACTGGCCACAGTTATAGCCagtcttaataattaattaattacagaatAAGTTTGGTATGGACCATAACAATAATATGGGACAATTAACAGTAGTTCCTGCTCTAATAACTCCAGATAGGCATTGGCAGGCACATAAGACATTTATCCTCCAATCCAATCCAATCCTTAGAAAGCTAAATTTTTGTGCTTATAAAACTTGTACACATTATTATAACTTCTCAGTAACctactactttactaatgtaGTATAAACTTACCAATAGCCTTAATCGACGCCACCCGAACCTTATAATGTTGATGAGCAAAGTTAGACAGCACTGGTTTGACATAGCTCTCACTCTGGAAATGGAAGTCCCGAGCCAGGGTCCTCGACAGCAGAATAATGCACTCGCAGGCCTCCAGCTTCACCTTCGGAAACGGGTCCGTGCTGGTCTTCGTGAGAATGCTTGTGAAATCATTGATGAATGGGCTAAGGAGATGCGACACGTTGTATTTTATAAGTATCTGGTGAACTAGCTCTACTAAAATTAAACGAATCTCTTCAGATTCTTCCACAATCTCCGGACAGCCAATCCGACGGACTAGAACTGGTAAAATGTAGGTTAAATAATAATCGTTTAACGGTAACCGGCCAATGAAGTTAGAGATTATTGCAGCTGCAGTCTCTCGACAAGCCTCAGAAGAATCGGCGAAACTCTTCAAGACGTAAGCATAGACCTCTGGGAAAACGACAGTTAAGTCGCAATCTTTGTGCTCCGGGGTCTCAAATATCTCTTCGTTGATCTTTAGCAGGGCTTGTTTTCGAGTCATCTTCGACTCGCTTTGCAAAGCGGTGATGTGCTGCTCAAGGAACGCACGAGGGTTCGCCGCAAATTGTGTTTTCTGAGATTCAGTCATTATTGTAGCTAGCTATTTTTGTATGCTTGGAAATAATCTCGTTTTATCGACTAAACcacacttttttttatattgataaaCAAAATGTGGTTTCCATGACGACACGAATTTGACAtttgattttttaaaggttCTATCTTAAAAAGAAGCAAAAGAACTAGAAACTGAATGTGTTTTGCAGCTAAAGCACTCATTGAATCAAATATATGCAAAATGCTAGACGTAAATATTAAAGCAtttaatttgtgtaaaattcacttgtttcaaatatatttattgctatcaattgaaaataaaaatgtatgcgTTTACCGGAACGTTTCATAACTGGACTGTGAAACGTGcgccaatcacagctcgccaaGTAAAGCTGTCAACGTCTTCATTTTCATGAATGGACGAGATTCTTGAGTCATTCTTCTCTTCATTTTATTTCGATCTCTCTAGCTGCTGAAGTTAAAAGTTATAGTATAAATTAGAGTAACGAGATATTACAGAAACGTATTTACAATGTTGAAATTCAGtgtgtttaatttattattacttGCGGCGGTGCTGCAGGGGGCGTTCGCTTTAAGAGAAGGCGAATGTGAGGTGTGCGTGAAAACAGTCGAGAAATTCGCAGCCACGTTATCAGACAGCGTAAAGAAAGACCCCAAATTGATAGAGGCTGAGTTCAAGAAGTTCTGCAAAAACTCTAAGAGCAAGGAGAACAGGTTTTGCTACTATTTAGGTGGCCTAGAAGAGTCTGCAACTGGTATCTTGGGTGAGCTCTCGAAACCACTCAGTTGGTCAATGCCCGCTGATAAAATCTGTGAAAAATTAAGGAAAAAGGACGCCCAGATCTGCGATCTGCGATTCGACAAGCAGATTGACTTAAACAATGTTGATTTGAAGAAATTGAAGGTGAGAGACTTGAAGAAGATCCTGAACGACTGGGACGAGGTGTGCGACGGCTGCATCGAGAAGACGGACTTCATTAAGAGAATAGAAGAGCTCAAGCCTAAATATATGAATAGCGGTCGATCTGACTTGTAATAGTTCAATAATAGGTAAGCATTTGCTTTCACTAACCTAAATAAGTACTTTCTAGTTAGACATGCATTGTGACTTGAAGTTCTTCTGACAAAACtgaaaatcaaattaaatagtTTAACCATTCTATCTTCCTGTTAAGCTTTTCAAGATACACAACATTTTGAAAATTACTCAATAGTTAAGATACATATCTTGGCAAGGTAACTCTGGACacatacaaattttaaattttacttcatgcacatacacacacacacatcacaGTCTGGAACAAGCTTTTAGTCGCAAGAAGTGGATACTAACCAGCCACAACATGTGATAAAAATTATTGTGATTAAGAGATTGAAGCCAACAATtatgtttcacgatttttattTTCCTTTCTATCTGTTCTGTGAATTGAATGGGTGATCAAAATGTATGTGTAGTGCCAAGACTGTGATTTCAAAATGGGTTGACTATTTGTTAGCTACAATATATGATTGTTTGAAAAATTCCCTTCAGATAATTGTCTCTTCTTTTTAAATTGGCAGCCTGAATTGGAATAAGTAAGACAATAATATGAGattgaaataaatgttataaagaAAAGTATTTAACACAAtaactgcaatgttctgctgcCAGAGTGCAGTGCAGTAAACTATAaattaacttatacatactatgcCTCAAACAGttatttgacaagttttcactatgacttTGATTGTGTgtgattttaatttttacttgtgGTTTAACCACTACTGTGACTTTCTGATTTATCAATGAACTAATACTTATATCAGCTCTCTGAACAACTGGTCTATTACTCACAGTGGCGGATTTCccttaaggcccagtaggcccgggcctagggtggcCAGATATTAGGGTCAGCATTTTATATGGTGGGtcctgagaaaggggcggctagt encodes:
- the LOC134791361 gene encoding mesencephalic astrocyte-derived neurotrophic factor homolog — its product is MLKFSVFNLLLLAAVLQGAFALREGECEVCVKTVEKFAATLSDSVKKDPKLIEAEFKKFCKNSKSKENRFCYYLGGLEESATGILGELSKPLSWSMPADKICEKLRKKDAQICDLRFDKQIDLNNVDLKKLKVRDLKKILNDWDEVCDGCIEKTDFIKRIEELKPKYMNSGRSDL